One genomic window of Cannabis sativa cultivar Pink pepper isolate KNU-18-1 chromosome 2, ASM2916894v1, whole genome shotgun sequence includes the following:
- the LOC133033892 gene encoding F-box/FBD/LRR-repeat protein At2g04230-like → MLKLTFWNILFCIPNLILVSFILIILLCCYTVHVYNPPWFDLIQFMVCKSAKTTSLISMVGVNDDIDNDDIISKLPDDLIHHILSFLPTRDVILTCLLSKRWKLIWYSVPALFFANNSDDDNIDDLEKFYNYVNEYLKHRKKGMYFIGDSSITSFKFEMHPSSYRRKDELIDKWLAFAIENNVKEIHFSMYNTFWMIGDLYYLPKIIDKAKYLTILELKEVNLDASCSFSFPSLKTLSLNDVWNGYNAKDDGLAKFLLGCPSLEKLRLHDYAFLDKKFQFVQSSILKFMEFTFEMLSFSYALRIEVDAINLESLVLNGVPLDRINLSSCKKITSLALFDCYCKKNHPSSLEILISNLPLLENLTLSYFNLLHWEYIEYPSQHMRSSSRKPYDDGVMNVVTIKPTSKLTYFCYEGNINFSISVESSNSLYGKIVIHDRPQKDYDTNWFIDMINFLVNLKCSWNMVTLHVSTYKALIWPENLKNICRYPLLNWKHLGVITNCDPEKEIELKDALMWISPSLESLSINEKVLF, encoded by the exons ATGCTCAAACTTACATTTtggaatattttattttgtattccaaatttaattttagtgagttttattttgattattttgcTGTGTTGTTATACAGTTCATGTATATAATCCACCATGGTttgatttaattcaatttatggtATGTAAGAGTGCTAAAACAACATCATTAATATCAATGGTGGGTGTTAATGATGATATTGATAATGATGACATAATTTCGAAACTACCCGATGATCTCATCCATCACATCCTATCGTTTCTCCCAACTCGAGATGTGATTTTGACATGCCTTCTTTCAAAGCGTTGGAAACTCATATGGTATTCAGTCCCCGCACTCTTTTTTGCCAATAATAGTGATGATGATAATATTGATGATCTTGAAAAGTTTTACAATTATGTCAACGAATATTTGAAACACCGCAAAAAAGGCATGTATTTTATCGGCGATTCAAGCATAACTAGTTTTAAGTTTGAGATGCATCCTTCTTCTTATAGAAGGAAAGATGAACTCATAGATAAATGGTTAGCTTTCGCGATTGAGAATAATGTTAAGGAAATACATTTTAGTATGTACAATACCTTTTGGATGATTGGGGATCTCTATTACTTACCTAAAATAATTGACAAGGCAAAATATTTGACTATTTTGGAGTTAAAGGAGGTAAATTTGGATGCTTCTTGTTCATTTAGTTTTCCATCATTAAAAACTTTATCATTGAATGATGTTTGGAATGGTTATAATGCAAAAGATGACGGTCTAGCTAAATTTTTGTTGGGTTGTCCTTCTCTTGAGAAATTGCGGTTACATGATTATGCTTTTTTAGATAAAAAATTTCAGTTTGTACAGAGTTCAATCCTCAAGTTCATGGAATTTACTTTTGAAATGCTTTCGTTTTCGTATGCTTTACGAATTGAAGTTGACGCCATAAATCTTGAATCTTTGGTACTAAATGGCGTTCCCTTGGACAGAATAAATCTctcttcttgcaagaaaattacAAGTCTTGCATTATTTGATTGTTATTGTAAGAAGAATCACCCATCATCACTAGAAATTCTCATTTCAAATCTTCCTCTACTTGAGAATTTGACTCTAAGCTACTTCAATCTATTACATTGGGAGTACATTGAATACCCGAGCCAACACATGAGAAGTTCCTCTAGAAAACCCTATGATGATGGAGTGATGAATGTTGTTACAATTAAACCAACTTCAAAATTAACATACTTTTGTTACGAAGGTAATATCAATTTTAGCATATCGGTGGAGTCATCTAATTCGTTGTATGGAAAAATTGTAATCCATGATAGGCCGCAGAAAGACTATGACACAAATTGGTTTATCGATATGATAAATTTTCTTGTGAATCTCAAATGTTCTTGGAATATGGTGACATTGCATGTTAGCACCTATAAG GCTCTCATCTGGCCAgaaaacttgaagaacatatgTCGTTATCCCTTGTTGAATTGGAAGCATCTCGGAGTTATTACTAATTGTGATCCTGAAAAAGAGATAGAGTTGAAGGATGCCTTAATGTGGATTTCACCTTCTTTAGAATCGTTATCTATTAATGAAAAAGTCCTTTTTTAG
- the LOC133034626 gene encoding uncharacterized protein LOC133034626, with amino-acid sequence MLRNGAEIPSRCELLSIVKKNSKLLGKTVVVDDHDGDEHHDVELDSGFWHDVMDFYFFGGKEESNKEDDLVFFVKKLNSQGHGVSEDLKDGSSSPYFVRRWGPKLDDMVGDNAIDGVDWRRSFYLNLIAHTSFSVTVAICSHQDLLKYQAASRNAPLSPPVYKVVKTVYASPSRVNFHLDSNKEVETTPAYPDICFAIDDFDSTFDAVVLTELDHCYCVLLNAQGGAAFPSEHEQNDCGGSSDTRNGNTKITLFSGFVSYPMVRDAYYASKSRFGSLLAAFGSPAGKSDRIYMKGPGGRGEVEVAVSGPFSPVISKRGYGIGSIVRKAATAAAAAVAASHTSLDEEMVPLKCCLMSISLPWEHIVNDLLFKETPPVNL; translated from the exons ATGCTCAGAAATGGTGCCGAAATTCCTTCCAG GTGTGAATTGCTGAGTATTGTGAAGAAAAACTCGAAATTATTAGGGAAAACTGTTGTAGTTGATGATCATGATGGTGATGAACATCATGATGTTGAATTGGATTCTGGGTTTTGGCATGATGTGATGGATTTCTATTTTTTTGGTGGTAAGGAGGAGTCTAATAAGGAAGATGATCTTGTGTTTTTTGTCAAAAAGTTG AACTCTCAGGGGCATGGTGTTAGTGAAGATTTAAAGGATGGTTCTTCTTCACCTTACTTTGTTCGCAGGTGGGGGCCTAAG TTGGATGACATGGTTGGTGACAATGCTATAGACGGCGTGGACTGGAGACGCTCATTTTACTTGAACTTGATTGCTCATACTTCATTTTCTGTCACAGTGGCTATTTGCAGTCATCAAGATCTTCTGAAGTATCAAGCCGCCTCTAGAAATGCACCCTTATCTCCTCCTGTATATAAGGTTGTAAAGACTGTTTATGCATCTCCAAGCCGAGTTAATTTTCATTTGGATTCAAACAAGGAAGTTGAGACAACACCCGCCTATCCAGATATTTGTTTTGCTATAGATGATTTTGACTCTACTTTTGATGCCGTGGTATTGACAGAATTAGACCATTGCTACTGTGTACTTCTGAATGCACAGGGTGGTGCAGCATTTCCTAGTGAGCACGAGCAAAATGATTGCGGTGGATCCTctgacaccagaaatggaaatACTAAGATTACACTTTTCTCGGGATTTGTCAGTTATCCAATGGTTCGAGATGCATATTACGCTAGCAAATCTCGGTTTGGGAGTCTTCTAGCAGCATTCGGTTCGCCTGCTGGTAAATCAGACCGAATCTACATGAAAGGTCCTGGTGGTCGAGGGGAAGTTGAAGTAGCTGTTTCTGGTCCTTTCTCGCCTGTCATTTCAAAACGGGGATATGGGATTGGCTCAATTGTTCGGAAAGCAGCaactgctgctgctgctgctgttgCTGCTTCCCACACAAGTTTGGATGAAGAGATGGTGCCTCTTAAATGCTGCTTAATGTCCATATCATTACCTTGGGAACACATTGTAAATGATCTTTTGTTCAAGGAAACTCCTCCAGTGAACTTGTAA
- the LOC133034624 gene encoding F-box/FBD/LRR-repeat protein At3g26920-like translates to MSMTTKNIGPANKMAKMTSSSSSMVVGDEVDMISNLPDALIIQILSFLPTEDVFRTCILSKRWKLIWYSVPTLFFSSDDTIYDVEKFYSFVENYFEHREKGIDSNIVDLGITSFELYIYNYYCRSKGGILDKLLSFAVKNKVKEMYVFIGKEIVEEGGDYSDHYYCLPKILDNARFLTILELYGVKLDTSSCSFSFPSLKTLSLEQVYHLEDAKEDGVVKFLLGCPSLEKLGLYDYCFYGMNVQLQSLSLKFMELMFVDIDDIEVQIEVEAINLESLVVDGIPLNRINFSSCKKIRDLSLPSSRDNSPLSSFEALISNIPLVENLALSCNSSKSEHLKISSQHLKCFDFENRCYSYNGGEMKVVTIESAPKLAYISYQGNLNFKVSMESSSLVNGKIIILDARIDYDTKWFIDLLNFFVNLSYSWNTVTLKVCNYESLIWPENLPKNLKNLFRYPLVSWKHLEVFTNYDPEKESDLKEALMWISPSLETLSINEKVIF, encoded by the exons ATGAGCATGACAACAAAAAATATTGGCCCAGCAAATAAAATGGCTAAAatgacatcatcatcatcatcaatggTGGTTGGTGATGAAGTTGACATGATTTCAAATCTTCCCGATGCATTGATAATTCAAATTCTGTCGTTTCTCCCAACTGAAGATGTGTTTCGAACATGCATTCTTTCGAAACGTTGGAAACTCATCTGGTATTCAGTCCCCACACTCTTTTTCTCCTCTGATGATACAATTTATGATGTTGAGAAATTCTATAGTTTTGTGGAGAATTATTTTGAACACAGGGAGAAAGGTATTGATAGTAATATTGTTGATTTAGGTATAACTAGTTTTGAGCTTTACATATACAATTATTATTGTAGAAGTAAGGGTGGGATTCTAGATAAATTGTTAAGTTTTGCAGTTAAGAATAAGGTTAAGGAAATGTatgtatttataggcaaagagATTGTTGAAGAAGGTGGTGACTACTCAGATCACTACTACTGCTTGCCTAAGATACTAGACAATGCAAGATTTTTGACTATTTTGGAGTTGTATGGAGTAAAGTTGGATACTAGTTCTTGTTCATTTAGTTTTCCATCTTTAAAAACTTTATCATTGGAACAAGTTTATCATTTAGAGGATGCAAAAGAGGATGGGGTAGTTAAATTTTTGTTGGGTTGTCCTTCTCTTGAGAAATTGGGGTTATATGATTATTGTTTCTATGGAATGAATGTTCAGTTACAAAGTTTAAGCCTTAAGTTCATGGAGCTTATGTTTGTTGACATTGATGATATAGAAGTACAAATTGAAGTTGAAGCTATAAATCTTGAATCTTTGGTAGTTGATGGTATTCCCTTGAACCGTATAAATTTctcttcttgcaagaaaatcagaGATTTATCATTGCCTAGTTCTAGAGATAATAGTCCACTGTCATCATTTGAAGCTCTCATTTCAAATATTCCTCTAGTTGAGAATTTGGCTTTGAGTTGTAATTCATCAAAGTCAGAGCACCTTAAAATCTCGAGTCAACATTTGAAATGTTTCGATTTTGAGAATCGTTGTTACTCGTATAATGGTGGTGAGATGAAGGTTGTTACAATTGAATCTGCTCCAAAATTAGCATATATTAGTTATCAAGGAAATCTTAATTTTAAGGTATCAATGGAGTCATCTAGTTTggtaaatggaaaaattataatTCTTGATGCACGGATAGACTATGACACAAAATGGTTTATCGATTTGCTGAATTTTTTTGTTAATCTCAGTTACTCTTGGAATACTGTGACATTGAAAGTCTGCAATTATGAG TCCCTCATCTGGCCAGAAAACTTGCCAAAAAATTTGAAGAACTTGTTTCGTTATCCCTTGGTTAGTTGGaagcatcttgaagtttttactAATTATGATCCCGAGAAAGAGTCAGACTTGAAAGAAGCCTTAATGTGGATTTCTCCCTCTTTAGAAACATTATCTATTAACGAAAAGGTCATATTTTAG
- the LOC133034625 gene encoding protein STABILIZED1 yields the protein MVLITSLNQKTLALNLNPNSTTLRDLKIAISEISGIPISLQRLFFSQSPKLFSSTDSTLLSELGVRPYSTLTLHIPLFGGMQAPTIPKPRLDFLNSKPPSNYVAGLGRGATGFTTRSDIGPARAAPDLPDKSATTIGGAGAPAVGRGRGKPGEEEEEDDGEDKGYDENQKFDEFEGNDVGLFASAEYDEDDKEADAVWEAIDKRMDSRRKDRREARLKEEIEKYRALNPKITEQFADLKRKLYTMSSNDWDSIPEIGDYSLRNKKKRFESFVPVPDTLLEKARQEKEHVTALDPKSRAAGGAETPWGQTPVTDLTAVGEGRGTVLSLKLDRLSDSVSGLTVVDPKGYLTDLKSMKITSDAEISDIKKARLLLKSVTQTNPTHPPGWIAAARLEEVAGKIQAARQLIQKGCEACPKNEDVWLEACRLSSPDEAKAVIAKGVKAIPNSVKLWMQAKDLEHDDVNKSRVLRKGLENIPDSVRLWKAVVELANEEDARLLLHRAVECCPLHVELWLALARLETYDSAKKVLNKAREKLPKEPAIWITAAKLEEANGNTSMVGKIIERGIRALQREGLEIDREAWMKEAEAAERAGSVATCQAIIHNTIGIGVEDEDRKRTWVADAEECKKRGSIETARAIYAHALTVFLTKKSIWLKAAQLEKSHGTRESLDALLRKAVTYRPQAEVLWLMGAKEKWLAGDVPAARAILQEAYAAIPNSEEIWLAAFKLEFENQEIERARMLLAKARERGGTERVWMKSAIVERELGKVDEEKRLLNEGLKQFPSFYKLWLMLGQLEERLGRLEKAKEVYELGLKHCAHCIPLWLSLANLEEKMNGLSKARAVLTMARKKNAHNPELWLAAVRSELKHGNKKEADILMAKALQECPNSGILWAASIEMVPRPQRKTKSSDALKKCDHDPHVIAAVAKLFWHDRKVDKARTWLNRAVTLAPDLGDFWALYYKFELQHGSDENQKDVLKRCVAAEPKHGEKWQAISKAVENSHQPVEAILKKVVVALGKEESAAEKH from the coding sequence ATGGTGCTCATTACATCCCTAAACCAGAAAACATTAGCATTAAACCTAAACCCTAACTCCACCACTCTTCGGGACCTAAAGATTGCTATCAGTGAAATATCTGGCATACCCATTTCTCTACAACGCCTTTTCTTCTCTCAAAGCCCCAAATTGTTCTCAAGCACCGATTCCACACTCCTCTCTGAGCTCGGTGTTAGACCTTATTCAACCCTAACTCTCCATATCCCTTTGTTTGGCGGGATGCAAGCCCCTACTATCCCTAAACCGCGCCTTGATTTCCTGAACTCAAAGCCACCGTCCAATTATGTCGCTGGTCTCGGTCGTGGAGCTACTGGGTTCACCACTCGGTCTGATATTGGTCCGGCCCGAGCTGCTCCTGACCTTCCGGACAAGTCGGCTACCACAATTGGCGGTGCTGGTGCTCCTGCTGTCGGTCGAGGGCGCGGGAAGCCTGGtgaggaggaggaagaggatGATGGCGAGGACAAAGGTTACGATGAGAATCAGAAATTTGATGAGTTTGAAGGTAATGATGTGGGGCTGTTTGCCTCCGCAGAGTATGATGAAGATGATAAAGAGGCTGATGCGGTTTGGGAGGCCATTGATAAGAGAATGGATTCGAGGAGGAAGGATCGGAGGGAGGCTAGGTTGAAAGAGGAGATTGAGAAGTACCGAGCTTTGAACCCGAAGATCACAGAGCAGTTTGCCGATTTGAAGAGGAAATTGTATACTATGTCTTCCAATGATTGGGATAGTATACCTGAAATTGGAGATTATTCGTTGAGGAATAAGAAGAAGAGGTTTGAGAGTTTTGTACCAGTTCCAGACACTCTTCTTGAGAAAGCAAGACAAGAAAAGGAACATGTCACTGCATTAGACCCCAAGAGTAGGGCTGCAGGTGGCGCGGAGACGCCATGGGGCCAAACCCCAGTTACCGATTTGACTGCTGTTGGTGAAGGGAGAGGTACTGTCTTGTCTTTGAAATTAGATAGGCTTTCAGATTCTGTTTCAGGGTTAACTGTTGTGGACCCGAAGGGGTATCTTACTGATCTTAAGAGTATGAAGATTACTAGTGATGCTGAGATTTCGGATATCAAGAAAGCTAGATTGTTGCTAAAGAGTGTTACTCAAACAAATCCAACACACCCACCAGGGTGGATTGCGGCTGCAAGGTTAGAAGAAGTGGCAGGGAAGATTCAGGCAGCAAGACAGCTGATTCAGAAAGGGTGTGAGGCGTGCCCTAAGAACGAGGATGTTTGGTTGGAGGCATGTAGGCTTTCAAGTCCTGATGAAGCCAAAGCTGTGATAGCAAAGGGAGTGAAAGCCATACCAAATTCGGTGAAGTTGTGGATGCAGGCCAAGGATTTGGAGCACGATGATGTAAATAAGAGTAGGGTTTTGAGGAAAGGCTTGGAAAACATTCCAGATTCTGTTAGATTGTGGAAGGCAGTGGTAGAGCTAGCTAATGAGGAGGATGCTAGACTTTTGCTTCATAGGGCTGTGGAGTGCTGTCCTTTACATGTGGAGCTGTGGCTTGCACTTGCGAGGTTGGAAACTTACGATAGCGCTAAGAAGGTTCTTAATAAGGCAAGAGAGAAGCTTCCAAAGGAGCCCGCTATATGGATTACAGCAGCAAAGTTGGAAGAAGCTAATGGAAACACTTCTATGGTGGGAAAAATTATTGAAAGGGGTATAAGGGCTTTGCAAAGAGAAGGGCTAGAGATTGATAGAGAAGCCTGGATGAAGGAGGCTGAGGCTGCTGAACGTGCAGGGTCTGTTGCCACTTGCCAAGCTATCATTCATAATACAATTGGAATTGGTGTGGAGGATGAAGATAGGAAGCGAACTTGGGTTGCTGATGCAGAGGAGTGCAAGAAAAGGGGTTCCATCGAAACTGCGAGAGCTATTTATGCTCATGCACTCACTGTCTTCTTAACCAAGAAGAGCATATGGCTCAAGGCAGCACAACTTGAAAAGAGTCATGGGACTAGAGAATCTCTTGATGCTTTACTTCGTAAAGCTGTTACGTACCGGCCACAGGCTGAAGTTTTATGGCTTATGGGAGCCAAGGAGAAGTGGCTTGCTGGGGATGTGCCTGCTGCTCGGGCAATCCTTCAGGAAGCTTATGCTGCTATTCCAAATTCTGAGGAAATTTGGCTTGCTGCATTCAAGCTTGAATTTGAGAACCAAGAAATTGAGAGAGCTAGAATGCTTCTTGCTAAAGCTCGAGAAAGGGGAGGCACAGAGAGAGTATGGATGAAATCAGCAATAGTTGAACGAGAATTGGGGAAGGTGGATGAGGAGAAAAGGTTGCTTAATGAAGGTCTGAAGCAGTTCCCATCATTCTATAAGTTGTGGCTTATGCTGGGACAGCTAGAGGAGCGGCTTGGTCGCTTGGAAAAAGCCAAGGAGGTTTATGAGTTGGGTTTGAAGCACTGCGCACATTGCATACCTCTTTGGCTTTCACTTGCTAATCTTGAAGAGAAAATGAATGGACTGAGTAAAGCCCGTGCAGTTCTTACCATGGCCAGGAAAAAGAATGCTCACAACCCTGAACTCTGGCTTGCTGCAGTTCGTTCTGAGCTCAAGCATGGCAACAAGAAAGAAGCGGACATTTTGATGGCAAAAGCACTACAGGAGTGTCCTAACAGTGGTATACTATGGGCAGCCTCAATTGAGATGGTACCTCGTCCCCAACGTAAAACCAAGAGTTCGGATGCCCTCAAGAAATGTGATCACGATCCCCATGTTATTGCTGCTGTGGCTAAGTTGTTCTGGCACGATAGGAAGGTGGATAAAGCTAGGACTTGGCTCAACAGGGCTGTCACTTTAGCTCCTGATCTTGGTGATTTTTGGGCTTTATATTATAAGTTTGAGCTTCAGCATGGAAGCGATGAAAACCAAAAGGATGTTTTGAAAAGATGTGTTGCTGCTGAACCAAAGCATGGTGAGAAATGGCAAGCAATATCAAAGGCAGTGGAGAACTCCCACCAACCAGTTGAAGCAATTTTGAAGAAAGTAGTGGTCGCCCTTGGGAAGGAAGAGAGTGCAGCGGAAAAACACTAG
- the LOC133034623 gene encoding F-box/LRR-repeat protein At3g26922-like, whose translation MDNKDCDDRISKLPDAMIIHILSFLPTEDVVRTCILSKRWKLIWYSVPTLFFPFSNVSSPNCDLSLDKFSNYVDNYLEHRKKGMHFSGIVSFKLDLMLIYREYNDSFADKWLAFAVKNKVKEIYLHIHMDQKSYERDFYYDYYYDGPNYIPHAPYYYLPKILENVSYLTILELNGVMLNTSYSYSFPCLKTLSLENIEPTSRGSERDNVDVVFRFLLGCPSLETFRLCSYFLLIDNPFGLETLSLKFIELIDVHYLGFLPKIEAINLESFVLVGAILDIVNLSNCKKITNLALSIMNNHISSSLEALISNLPLLENLTLTYDDNFKLGTLRIWSQHLKSLKISTKINDVGMMKVTIESAPKLAYISYEGNTNFSISMESSNSLNGKIVIRWIEEQGDYNRNWFTNMRNFLVNLNCSWNIVTLHVPTYKARIRPENLKKTCHYPLLNWKHLRVITDLKPERMYDLKDALLWILPSLETLSINGNDIF comes from the exons ATGGATAACAAGGATTGTGATGATAGGATATCGAAATTACCTGATGCTATGATCATTCACATCCTGTCTTTTCTCCCAACTGAAGATGTTGTTCGAACATGTATTCTTTCAAAGCGTTGGAAACTCATATGGTATTCAGTCCCTACACTCTTTTTTCCTTTCTCCAATGTTAGTTCTCCAAATTGTGATCTAAGCCTAGACAAGTTCTCTAATTATGTGGACAATTATTTGGAACATCGCAAGAAAGGTATGCATTTTTCGGGCATTGTTAGTTTTAAGCTTGACTTGATGCTCATCTATCGCGAATATAATGATAGCTTCGCAGATAAATGGTTAGCTTTTGCAGTTAAGAATAAGGTTAAGGAAATATATCTGCACATACACATGGATCAAAAGTCCTATGAAAGGGATTTCTACTATGATTACTACTATGATGGcccaaattatataccacatgCACCCTACTATTACTTACCAAAGATACTAGAAAATGTGAGTTATTTGACAATCTTGGAGTTGAATGGGGTTATGTTGAATACTTCTTATTCATATAGCTTTCCATGTTTGAAAACATTGTCATTAGAAAATATTGAACCTACATCTAGAGGAAGTGAAAGGGATAATGTTGATGTGGTATTTAGGTTTTTGCTGGGTTGCCCTTCTCTTGAGACATTTCGGTTGTGTTCATATTTTTTACTTATTGATAATCCATTTGGATTAGAAACTTTAAGCCTTAAGTTTATAGAACTTATAGATGTTCATTATCTTGGATTTCTTCCTAAAATTGAAGCCATAAATCTTGAATCTTTTGTTCTAGTTGGGGCTATCTTAGACATAGTGAATCTCTCTAATTGTAAGAAAATTACAAATCTTGCATTATCTATTATGAACAATCACATTTCATCATCATTAGAAGCTCTTATTTCAAACTTACCACTTCTTGAGAATTTGACTTTGACCTATGATGATAATTTTAAGTTGGGGACCCTAAGAATCTGGAGTCAACACTTGAAAAGTTTAAAGATAAGTACTAAGATTAACGACGTTGGAATGATGAAGGTTACAATTGAATCAGCTCCAAAATTAGCATACATCTCTTATGAAGGTAATACCAACTTTAGCATATCAATGGAATCATCCAATTCATTGAATGGGAAAATTGTAATTCGTTGGATTGAAGAACAAGGAGACTATAACCGAAATTGGTTTACCAATATGAGAAATTTTCTTGTGAATCTCAATTGCTCTTGGAATATTGTTACCCTACATGTACCAACATATAAG GCTCGCATTAGGCcagaaaacttgaagaagacATGTCATTATCCTTTACTTAATTGGAAGCATCTCAGAGTTATCACTGACTTAAAGCCTGAGAGAATGTACGATTTGAAGGATGCCTTATTGTGGATTTTACCATCTTTAGAAACATTGTCTATTAATGGAAATGACATATTTTAG